The following proteins are co-located in the Atribacteraceae bacterium genome:
- the recN gene encoding DNA repair protein RecN, with the protein VLGNGYTKTYRILMLKELSIKNFVLVDFQELHFERGLNVITGETGTGKSLIIDALLLLLGTRAREEAVRKNQQSALIEAAFGYDPSSPVEQWLLSQDLLGELSREVVLSREISQEGKTRSRINGRTVTLGDLRTLGGLLVDIYGQGEDENFFLPSRQLALLDTFLDQGGRAARNEYQNFHRKLTTLQKELEEMNKAYDGNIDDVRFALQEMSDLGLSPDTLLELDEAFQLAADAQGYRETLDIFLALCQGGEEGGGILHALARARQALETAPGPGPEGILTRLSGSLKTIEVELREVLCEVGKIHGKLDLNPDEFARLEKQVAETERIKRKHRIRTTGELIEFQGNLKLVLSQAEGLERQKRDIAQECRSYVRRLLDAGTRLSEARRQAASQMKAVLEDELRQLAFNRVEFEIRFTDHGKEESNFKPDGLDEVEFAVSLNPGEKPGPVRLVASGGEISRIILGLKSITLEKSGVGTMVFDEIDQGIGGQTAFWVGEKLKRLSAGHQVLCITHLPQIACYAENHIRVDKRFDREKTWAEITPLHSREERIQELTRMMGGQKRETSALQYAETLLNRAERTGNKSEWGML; encoded by the coding sequence CTGTCCTGGGGAATGGATATACGAAAACGTATCGAATCCTGATGCTGAAAGAACTGTCCATCAAAAATTTTGTTCTGGTCGACTTTCAGGAGCTTCATTTTGAGCGCGGTTTGAACGTCATCACCGGTGAAACCGGCACGGGGAAGTCTTTGATTATCGATGCCCTTCTCCTGCTTTTAGGAACCCGGGCCCGGGAAGAAGCCGTCAGGAAAAACCAGCAAAGCGCCCTGATCGAAGCGGCGTTTGGATATGATCCGTCATCTCCGGTGGAACAGTGGCTTCTCTCCCAGGATCTCCTGGGAGAATTGAGCCGGGAAGTCGTTCTTTCCCGGGAAATCAGCCAGGAAGGAAAAACCCGATCCCGGATCAATGGTCGCACTGTCACATTGGGGGATCTACGGACCCTCGGTGGCCTGCTCGTGGATATTTACGGGCAGGGCGAAGATGAAAATTTCTTTCTCCCATCCCGGCAGTTGGCGCTTCTAGACACCTTTCTTGATCAGGGGGGAAGAGCGGCGAGAAACGAATACCAGAACTTCCACCGGAAACTCACGACCCTTCAGAAAGAGCTTGAAGAGATGAATAAAGCCTATGACGGGAACATTGACGATGTCCGGTTTGCCCTGCAGGAAATGAGCGATCTCGGGCTCTCCCCCGATACCCTGCTGGAACTTGACGAGGCATTCCAATTGGCTGCCGACGCCCAGGGTTACCGGGAAACTCTGGATATCTTCCTTGCCCTCTGCCAAGGAGGGGAGGAGGGAGGAGGAATACTCCATGCTCTTGCTCGAGCCAGGCAGGCCCTGGAAACCGCTCCCGGCCCAGGACCTGAGGGAATTCTGACCCGCTTGAGCGGTTCATTGAAAACAATCGAAGTCGAATTACGGGAAGTTCTCTGCGAAGTGGGAAAGATACATGGGAAATTAGATCTCAACCCGGATGAATTCGCCCGGCTGGAAAAACAGGTTGCCGAAACAGAGCGAATCAAACGCAAACACCGGATCCGCACTACGGGAGAACTGATCGAATTCCAAGGGAACCTTAAACTCGTTTTATCTCAAGCAGAGGGACTCGAACGTCAGAAAAGGGATATTGCACAGGAGTGTCGTTCATATGTGCGTCGTCTTCTTGATGCTGGAACGCGGTTATCGGAGGCTAGACGGCAGGCCGCTTCCCAGATGAAAGCAGTGCTCGAGGATGAACTCCGTCAGCTCGCCTTTAATCGAGTGGAATTTGAGATTCGCTTTACCGATCACGGAAAAGAAGAGAGCAATTTCAAACCTGATGGTCTTGACGAGGTCGAGTTCGCAGTTTCCCTGAATCCCGGAGAAAAGCCCGGACCGGTTCGCCTGGTGGCTTCAGGTGGGGAAATCTCCCGGATTATCCTGGGTTTGAAGTCGATAACCTTGGAAAAATCGGGGGTCGGGACCATGGTTTTTGATGAAATCGACCAGGGCATTGGGGGCCAAACCGCCTTTTGGGTCGGTGAAAAACTAAAACGGTTATCGGCCGGACACCAGGTTCTCTGTATTACTCATCTTCCTCAAATTGCCTGTTACGCGGAAAATCATATTCGGGTGGATAAACGCTTTGACCGGGAAAAAACCTGGGCAGAGATCACCCCCTTGCATAGCCGGGAGGAACGTATCCAGGAGTTGACCCGCATGATGGGGGGTCAAAAGCGGGAAACCTCTGCCCTCCAATACGCCGAAACACTGCTGAACCGGGCCGAACGTACCGGAAATAAGTCAGAGTGGGGGATGTTGTAG
- a CDS encoding 4Fe-4S dicluster domain-containing protein: MNIVIISREFCKGCGLCTRICPPRVLVMSDSFNARGYYPAEVANPKACIGCGFCAQLCPDVAIAVYREDD, encoded by the coding sequence TTGAATATCGTCATCATAAGCCGGGAATTTTGTAAGGGATGTGGATTGTGTACCAGAATCTGCCCCCCGCGGGTCCTGGTAATGTCCGACAGCTTCAACGCCCGTGGGTACTATCCGGCGGAAGTGGCTAACCCAAAAGCCTGTATTGGCTGCGGGTTTTGTGCCCAACTGTGTCCTGATGTCGCCATCGCGGTCTACCGGGAGGATGACTGA
- a CDS encoding 3-methyl-2-oxobutanoate dehydrogenase subunit VorB, which translates to MKKILMKGNDAIAEAAVRAGCLFYFGYPITPQTEISEYLSWRLPEVGGVFLQAESEIAAVYMAYGASATGKRVMTSSSGPGMSLKQEGISYLACAELPCVIVNISRGGPGLGNIQPSQGDYFQAVKGGGHGDYRVIVLAPSSVQEMVDLNYLAFHLADLYRNPVLILSDGMLGQMMEPVVFWEYDFPELPPKDWAIQGKNGRERKIILPLNLDPREMEQVNLRLAKKYRRVEEYEIRFECFGQEEADLLLVGYGTSARVLKSVVRKGEKQGLRLRLLRPISLYPFPSRVIKEEAQRAGRVLVVEMNLGQMVEDVTLAVGDRVPIHFHGRSGGLIPTVDEILEKIRFVLKSEESS; encoded by the coding sequence ATGAAAAAAATACTTATGAAAGGGAATGACGCCATCGCCGAAGCCGCGGTGCGAGCGGGATGCCTGTTCTACTTTGGTTACCCCATCACCCCTCAGACAGAAATCAGTGAATATCTTTCCTGGCGTCTCCCGGAGGTGGGAGGGGTATTCCTGCAGGCGGAAAGCGAAATCGCAGCAGTATACATGGCTTACGGTGCTTCCGCCACGGGAAAGCGGGTCATGACTTCGTCGTCCGGACCAGGTATGAGCCTCAAGCAGGAAGGTATTTCCTATCTTGCCTGTGCCGAGCTTCCCTGTGTCATCGTGAATATCAGCCGAGGTGGTCCGGGACTGGGTAACATCCAACCTTCCCAAGGTGACTACTTTCAGGCGGTAAAAGGCGGTGGGCATGGAGATTACCGGGTGATCGTTCTGGCGCCGTCCTCGGTCCAGGAGATGGTGGACCTAAACTATCTGGCCTTTCACCTGGCTGATCTCTACCGGAATCCGGTGTTGATTCTGAGCGATGGGATGCTGGGCCAGATGATGGAGCCGGTTGTTTTTTGGGAATATGACTTTCCCGAACTCCCACCCAAAGACTGGGCGATTCAGGGAAAAAACGGTCGGGAACGGAAGATCATTCTTCCCCTGAACCTGGATCCGCGGGAAATGGAACAGGTCAACTTGCGACTAGCTAAAAAATACCGCCGGGTAGAGGAATATGAAATTCGTTTTGAATGTTTCGGTCAAGAAGAAGCGGATCTTTTATTGGTGGGGTACGGGACCTCGGCCCGGGTTTTGAAGTCAGTCGTCCGAAAAGGAGAAAAACAGGGTCTCCGTTTGCGCTTGCTGCGCCCGATCAGTCTGTATCCTTTTCCGAGTCGGGTGATCAAGGAGGAAGCCCAGCGGGCAGGCCGGGTCCTGGTCGTGGAAATGAACCTGGGCCAGATGGTCGAAGACGTTACTTTAGCTGTGGGAGATCGAGTGCCCATCCATTTTCACGGCCGGAGCGGCGGCTTGATCCCCACCGTAGATGAAATTCTCGAAAAGATTCGTTTTGTGCTGAAAAGCGAGGAATCCTCATGA